A single genomic interval of Pyrobaculum arsenaticum DSM 13514 harbors:
- a CDS encoding acyl CoA:acetate/3-ketoacid CoA transferase: MIRKFVSAPEAISKIPDNAVVAISGFNAATSPFYLIDELINAYRKSGHPRNLFIISDAIPAIPGFGLDKIGKLILENPDQDFVRGFLLPFYGWAPELQKAVIKNLVEAYTWPIGIVTRWLRTVAVGAPGVFSRVGLGTFIDPRQDGGFLNDLAKERKTVTIELVEMGRREYLLYKAPKPNVGLIRATTADEIGNLSMEQEAIYGSVLSIVEAVKAHPGGVVIAQVLRTVTLGEIHPKHVVVPGPLVDYVVVTRRGTEVEKYHWQTASFDLNPIISGDEPYKVAYEPVPLTAEKVIARRVVVELVNLVKKLGRPVIVNLGIGIPALAADVIREEQLDDFIHLTVESGPWGGIALPDADFGAAMGHYAVIPLPEQFVLYEGGAIDATSLGFMQVDREGNVNPAFLPGRLPGPGGFPVIALGSPRVYFAGGFTAGKRNIRVKDCKLVVEEEPIIKFVEKVYKIVFSGRYAVEEGKEVMYITERAVFRLTPGGVELVEAAPGIDIEKDVLSKMEFKPVVRRVDEMDERLFCDKKLGLREEALEIVKR, translated from the coding sequence GTGATTAGGAAATTTGTCTCCGCTCCTGAGGCTATTTCTAAGATTCCAGATAATGCCGTAGTGGCGATTTCGGGCTTCAACGCGGCGACGTCGCCCTTCTATCTTATTGACGAATTGATAAATGCTTACAGGAAAAGTGGGCATCCTAGAAACTTGTTTATTATCTCTGACGCCATACCTGCCATCCCGGGTTTTGGCTTAGATAAAATCGGGAAGCTGATTCTAGAAAATCCCGACCAGGATTTTGTCAGAGGTTTTCTTCTGCCGTTCTACGGCTGGGCCCCGGAGTTGCAGAAGGCTGTAATTAAGAACTTAGTCGAGGCCTATACCTGGCCTATAGGCATAGTTACGAGGTGGCTGAGGACGGTGGCTGTCGGTGCTCCGGGCGTCTTCAGCAGAGTGGGGCTGGGTACTTTTATAGATCCTCGCCAAGACGGCGGTTTTCTCAACGACTTGGCAAAAGAGAGGAAGACAGTAACAATTGAACTTGTTGAAATGGGGAGAAGAGAGTACCTACTCTACAAGGCGCCGAAGCCTAATGTTGGGCTTATAAGAGCCACGACGGCGGATGAGATCGGTAATTTGAGCATGGAGCAGGAGGCTATTTACGGCTCGGTGTTGTCAATTGTTGAAGCCGTCAAGGCCCATCCCGGCGGCGTTGTCATCGCCCAGGTCTTGCGAACTGTGACGCTTGGGGAGATCCACCCCAAACACGTCGTTGTGCCCGGGCCTCTAGTCGACTATGTGGTGGTTACTAGGAGGGGGACCGAGGTGGAGAAATACCACTGGCAAACTGCATCTTTCGACTTAAACCCAATTATCAGCGGGGATGAGCCGTATAAAGTAGCTTATGAGCCAGTCCCCCTCACAGCGGAAAAGGTTATAGCAAGGAGAGTTGTGGTAGAGCTTGTAAATCTCGTGAAGAAGCTCGGCAGGCCGGTGATCGTGAACCTAGGCATCGGCATCCCGGCGTTGGCCGCCGACGTGATAAGAGAAGAACAGCTCGACGATTTTATCCACCTAACAGTTGAATCGGGGCCGTGGGGCGGAATTGCTCTGCCAGATGCCGACTTCGGCGCCGCGATGGGACACTACGCAGTTATCCCACTACCTGAACAATTTGTTTTGTACGAGGGAGGCGCAATAGACGCCACTTCGCTCGGCTTCATGCAAGTAGACAGGGAGGGCAACGTCAATCCGGCGTTTCTCCCCGGCAGGTTGCCCGGCCCCGGCGGGTTCCCCGTAATAGCGCTTGGCTCGCCTAGGGTCTACTTCGCTGGGGGCTTTACAGCGGGTAAGCGGAATATCAGAGTAAAGGACTGCAAGCTTGTTGTGGAGGAGGAGCCGATTATAAAGTTCGTAGAGAAAGTCTACAAGATCGTCTTCAGCGGCAGATACGCAGTAGAGGAGGGGAAAGAGGTGATGTACATTACCGAACGTGCCGTCTTTCGACTAACGCCGGGAGGCGTGGAGCTGGTGGAGGCGGCTCCAGGCATAGACATCGAAAAAGACGTGTTGTCAAAAATGGAGTTTAAGCCCGTTGTTAGGCGCGTGGATGAAATGGACGAGAGATTGTTCTGCGATAAGAAGCTTGGACTCAGGGAAGAGGCGCTGGAGATAGTTAAAAGGTAG
- a CDS encoding acyl-CoA dehydrogenase family protein, with the protein MFNYLWLSTGKNYYRRDKPLQLFLSYLSFVGDSDLDTLGGYVSTKMIEEAYYVDHYAKPVLKRWSVRGEEVNYVQVSPSHLQTIYDLLRFGIVSKTITRERDLLYHFVSGYLISDAGFFCTITVTEQTAYGLAKYGDDEARALYLPNFLKSERPWLGATFYTEVQAGSDLGGLEAVADRGADGVWRLRGIKYFTSNVGLADAAIITAKPAPPRPGAKGVATFFAPAYRQDGSPNWKILRLKDKLGTVTVPTGEVELKDTEAVLLGSLDAGIYIALEILTIARIDNSTAGLGLARKALWEAYLYGNERRAFGKRLVEHPLYLRDLVEMEAKLQANLLLTLVAAKAFSDGAWGESRRIRRLTTTPGC; encoded by the coding sequence GTGTTTAATTATTTATGGCTTAGCACAGGCAAGAATTATTATCGCAGAGATAAGCCGCTTCAACTTTTTCTTAGTTATCTAAGCTTTGTGGGGGATTCTGACCTAGACACCTTGGGGGGATACGTCTCTACGAAGATGATTGAAGAAGCTTACTATGTTGACCACTACGCTAAGCCGGTTTTAAAAAGATGGAGCGTAAGGGGCGAGGAGGTGAATTATGTACAGGTTTCTCCAAGCCATCTCCAGACGATATACGACTTGTTGAGATTCGGAATTGTGTCTAAGACTATTACCCGTGAGCGGGATTTGTTATACCACTTCGTGTCGGGTTACTTGATTTCCGATGCCGGGTTTTTCTGCACTATTACTGTAACGGAACAAACTGCCTACGGGCTTGCCAAATACGGCGACGATGAGGCTAGGGCTTTGTACCTGCCTAATTTTTTGAAAAGTGAAAGGCCGTGGCTAGGCGCTACTTTTTACACCGAGGTGCAGGCTGGTAGCGACTTAGGCGGTTTGGAGGCCGTGGCGGATAGAGGGGCCGACGGCGTGTGGAGGCTGAGGGGTATTAAGTATTTTACCAGTAATGTGGGGTTGGCAGACGCGGCGATCATCACGGCGAAGCCCGCGCCTCCGAGACCTGGCGCAAAGGGCGTTGCCACTTTTTTTGCTCCTGCGTATAGGCAAGATGGCTCGCCTAACTGGAAGATACTGAGACTTAAAGATAAGTTGGGGACCGTCACTGTACCCACAGGTGAGGTTGAATTAAAAGACACAGAGGCGGTGTTGCTAGGCTCTTTAGATGCCGGTATCTACATAGCTCTGGAGATACTCACGATTGCCCGTATTGATAACTCTACTGCTGGGCTTGGCTTGGCGAGGAAGGCTCTGTGGGAGGCTTATCTCTACGGCAACGAGAGAAGGGCTTTTGGCAAGAGGCTTGTGGAACATCCTCTATATCTAAGGGATTTAGTAGAGATGGAGGCGAAGTTGCAGGCAAATCTTCTTCTAACTCTCGTTGCGGCTAAGGCTTTTAGCGATGGGGCATGGGGGGAAAGCCGCCGTATTCGCAGACTTACCACTACGCCCGGCTGTTGA
- a CDS encoding ArsA family ATPase: MKQLLSQRVKYLFFGGKGGVGKTVVAAATALYLAEEAGEKTLLASFNPVHSLTSVFQQDLSGGVVKQVAGVKNLWAVEVQYDDIVEKYKVRITNLLKELLKMAELSIDIKPLVDIATTNPAFHEAAAFDKMMDVVLKEGAQYDRVVFDMAAVANAVRLIGLSKLYGAWLQRTIKLRKETLALKEQLSFRKDKVAKELEKDPILLELQDMYNRYMQVRKVLTDPSATRFVFVTIPTVLSISVVQRFVEMVRAYEIPYGGVVVNMVIPSEEAASDTTGFIKSKYDEQARNLELIKTLFGSDILAKVRMFPEEIVGVDRLRQFMKELVHV; this comes from the coding sequence ATGAAGCAGTTGCTGTCCCAGCGGGTTAAATACCTCTTCTTCGGCGGAAAGGGGGGCGTCGGCAAAACCGTGGTGGCCGCCGCCACTGCGCTGTACCTCGCTGAGGAGGCCGGGGAGAAGACGCTTCTGGCCTCCTTCAACCCAGTGCACTCCCTCACTTCTGTGTTTCAACAAGACCTCTCAGGCGGCGTGGTTAAACAAGTAGCCGGCGTGAAGAACCTCTGGGCCGTGGAGGTGCAGTACGACGACATTGTGGAGAAGTACAAGGTGAGGATCACAAATCTGCTAAAGGAGTTGTTGAAAATGGCAGAGCTTTCTATTGACATAAAGCCGCTGGTGGACATCGCCACTACAAACCCGGCCTTCCACGAGGCCGCCGCCTTCGACAAAATGATGGATGTGGTGCTGAAGGAGGGGGCACAGTACGACCGCGTCGTCTTCGACATGGCTGCAGTGGCCAACGCCGTGAGGCTCATCGGCCTTTCCAAGCTATACGGTGCGTGGTTGCAGAGGACAATAAAGCTCAGAAAAGAGACCTTGGCCTTGAAAGAGCAGCTGTCGTTTAGAAAGGACAAGGTGGCAAAGGAGCTTGAGAAGGACCCCATACTCCTAGAGCTACAAGACATGTACAACCGGTACATGCAGGTGCGGAAGGTGCTAACCGACCCATCGGCGACTAGGTTCGTCTTCGTCACGATACCCACAGTCCTTTCCATCTCTGTGGTTCAGAGATTTGTAGAAATGGTGAGGGCCTACGAGATTCCCTACGGCGGCGTGGTGGTGAATATGGTTATCCCAAGCGAAGAGGCGGCCAGCGACACCACCGGGTTCATAAAGAGCAAGTACGACGAGCAGGCGAGAAATCTTGAACTGATTAAGACCCTCTTCGGGTCGGATATATTGGCAAAGGTGAGGATGTTCCCAGAGGAGATCGTGGGAGTTGATAGGCTACGGCAGTTTATGAAAGAGCTAGTACATGTTTAA
- a CDS encoding acyl-CoA dehydrogenase family protein produces MGGKPPYSQTYHYARLLTHIVKNLAAWASIDITRYSMELLGGIGFLEEFPLAKIHRDALVTAIWEGTSNIQSLDMAEVFYRKNGGKAFIEEVSTRINNLRDDEARHILFAALDNVKDLSRRALEDGVELHSKKLLSAVGKTAAATYYQGWAEELGEGWALALSKIYLYTEIAGKEIDSDLVKKGAEGLYWMS; encoded by the coding sequence ATGGGGGGAAAGCCGCCGTATTCGCAGACTTACCACTACGCCCGGCTGTTGACTCATATTGTAAAAAACTTGGCGGCTTGGGCTTCTATTGACATTACTAGATACTCCATGGAGTTGTTGGGCGGCATCGGCTTCTTGGAAGAGTTTCCCTTGGCTAAGATACATAGAGACGCCTTGGTCACGGCTATATGGGAGGGCACGAGTAATATACAATCTCTCGACATGGCGGAGGTTTTCTATAGGAAAAACGGGGGCAAGGCGTTTATCGAGGAGGTGTCCACTAGGATAAATAATCTTCGAGACGACGAGGCGAGACACATCCTTTTCGCAGCCTTGGACAACGTGAAAGATTTATCAAGAAGAGCGCTAGAAGACGGTGTTGAGCTTCATTCAAAAAAACTTCTCTCAGCAGTTGGGAAAACCGCCGCTGCTACTTATTACCAGGGATGGGCCGAGGAGCTCGGCGAGGGCTGGGCCTTGGCGCTTAGCAAAATTTACCTCTATACGGAAATAGCTGGTAAGGAAATTGATTCTGACCTTGTTAAAAAAGGCGCAGAGGGGTTATACTGGATGTCGTAA